A portion of the Lolium rigidum isolate FL_2022 chromosome 1, APGP_CSIRO_Lrig_0.1, whole genome shotgun sequence genome contains these proteins:
- the LOC124683543 gene encoding F-box protein At5g39450-like, which translates to MAAVVDGAELILSVPDDVLALISAHLRPGDLLALSAASRRLHAALSAADKPWLAQCRRLLPSSLSHLLAWRAAAGGSSLTVCRFLHSVSPLRGLWAHQNPELGNLVAVLPGFLSLVAVRAIPQELSPRLLWAPVFEILADAHGRPTLLFLHGHHPGSLFPGLLDALNPHANTLLLEAHASLSSSPIQQFPRLSFGNRRRLLDALVASCRLTLPPDLAAAPLFARSDEDIPVLAARREAMLRMHTESGGGMVGTPELEALLLGAKKMLPLPAVDATGDEVGLRRSLSAMACRLKNGLRQMVTRSASANSRSEYADSKHLPFDKFLRAGQMVGLSLRGSRVRLSTYRAWPSMNDNRLALYKLTTQTPMPGREYAGLWGGTFGWPPGRPEDECKPGKALFFLLLSYEKDSEGKLLLIATKVLEGTHYVVHPNGSSMFVVRVGEPSTEAFPWMTEDEDSRSVDIDRSFAGEGIASGYGFRYPGSKPGSLFVLRDGRLAFVWRDSKSVLTLQRLNLEELLRKGERVPALPPIPNFVYLTKSYSNVYTVMHGSSSCSSSTSQVKDATKGQELR; encoded by the exons ATGGCTGCCGTCGTCGACGGCGCCGAGCTCATCCTGTCGGTGCCGGACGACGTGCTCGCCCTGATCTCCGCCCACCTCCGCCCCGGCGACCTCCTCGCGCTCtccgccgcctcgcgccgcctccacgcCGCCCTCTCCGCCGCCGACAAGCCTTGGCTCGCCcagtgccgccgcctcctcccctcctccctgTCCCACCTCCTAGCCtggcgcgccgccgcgggcggatcCTCCCTCACCGTCTGCCGCTTCCTCCACTCCGTGTCCCCGCTCCGCGGCCTCTGGGCGCACCAGAACCCCGAGCTCGGCAACCTCGTCGCCGTGCTCCCGGGCTTTCTCTCCCTCGTCGCCGTCCGCGCCATCCCGCAGGAGCTCTCCCCGCGCCTGCTCTGGGCCCCCGTCTTCGAGATCCTCGCCGACGCCCACGGCCGTCCTACGCTCCTCTTCCTCCATGGCCATCACCCAGGCTCCCTCTTCCCCGGCCTCCTCGACGCCCTCAACCCCCACGCCAACACGCTCCTCCTCGAGGCCCACGCGTCCCTCTCCTCCTCGCCTATCCAGCAGTTCCCGCGCCTCTCCTTCGGCAACCGCCGGCGGCTGCTCGACGCCCTCGTGGCCTCCTGCCGCCTCACGCTCCCGCCGGACCTCGCCGCGGCGCCGCTCTTTGCGCGGTCCGACGAGGACATCCCCGTGCTCGCCGCGCGTCGGGAAGCTATGCTGCGGATGCACACCGAGTCTGGCGGGGGTATGGTGGGCACGCCGGAGCTCGAGGCGCTGCTACTGGGGGCCAAGAAGATGCTGCCACTGCCCGCGGTCGACGCTACCGGCGACGAAGTGGGGCTGCGGAGGAGCCTCTCTGCGATGGCTTGCCGCCTCAAGAATGGGCTGCGCCAGATGGTGACACGCTCTGCGTCAGCCAATTCGAGGTCAGAGTACGCGGACAGCAAGCATCTGCCATTTGACAAGTTCTTGCGCGCCGGTCAGATGGTCGGCCTCAGCCTCCGGGGCTCGCGGGTGCGACTGTCGACCTACCGCGCATGGCCGAGCATGAACGATAACCGGTTGGCGCTCTACAAGCTGACGACGCAGACACCCATGCCCGGCCGGGAGTATGCCGGGCTGTGGGGAGGCACATTTGGGTGGCCACCGGGGCGACCGGAGGACGAGTGCAAACCAGGGAAGGctctcttcttccttctcctttcATATGAGAAAGACAGCGAGGGGAAGCTTCTGCTGATTGCAACCAAGGTGTTGGAGGGCACACACTATGTGGTGCATCCCAATGGGTCGTCCATGTTTGTCGTGCGGGTGGGTGAACCATCCACGGAGGCATTTCCATGGATGACAGAAGACGAGGATTCCCGCAGTGTGGACATCGATAGAAGTTTCGCCGGGGAGGGCATTGCCAGTGGTTATGGGTTCAGGTACCCTGGCTCAAAGCCTGGGTCATTATTTGTTCTCCGGGATGGCCGGCTCGCCTTTGTTTGGAGAGACAGCAAGTCTGTCCTCACCTTGCAAAGGCTCAATTTAGAGGAGCTACTGAGGAAAGGGGAGCGTGTGCCTGCATTGCCGCCGATACCAAACTTTGTGTACCTCACCAAGTCTTACTCCAATGTGTATACTGTGATGCACGGTAGTTCCAGCTGCTCATCTTCTACCTCCCAG GTAAAAGACGCAACTAAGGGCCAGGAACTCAGATGA